The Pandoraea vervacti DNA window AGCACGAGCACTACACGTTCCGCGACGCGTCGGGCAAGACGATCCTTATCGAGATCGACGACAAGTATGTCCCCACCGGGCGTGAAATCACGCCGCAGACGCTCGTCCGGATCTGGGGGGAAGTCGATGTCCATCATCGCAAGCCGAACGACATCGACGTGAAGAAGGTCGAGTTCGTGGATCGTCGGTAATGGAGCAGCGCGGAGTGGTGTGGAGTAGCCCAGGATAGCGCGGCGCAGCAGTTACCCCGTGCGCATGTCGATGCCTAGCATGCCCGCCATCGCGCGGGCATCGCCCTGTCAGCTCTCTCAGTCTTATCCGTCCTCTCAGCCCTGTCCGGTCTGTCGGTCCTCTTAGTCCTCTCCAGCGCTCTCGGCCGCCCCCCTCTCGGAATTCGGATGCTCGCCCATCTGCGTCCCGGGCCTTTGAAATATAATGGATGTTTGCCCCCTGGCGACTCGTGCCGCGGGGCAAAAATCCCGAAGCCCCCAAGCCGAGACTTCATGAAATTTCTTTTCGACCTGCTACCGGTCATCCTGTTTTTCGTCGCCTTCAAATTCGCCGGCATTTACGTGGCGACCGGCATCGCGATCGTCACCACGATTGCCCAGGTCGTCTGGATGTGGCTGCGTCACCGCAAGGTGGAACCCATGCAGTGGGTCAGTCTGGCGATCATCGTGGTGTTCGGCGGCGCGACCATGCTGCTGCACGACGAAACCTTCATCAAGTGGAAGCCGACCGCGTTGTACTGGCTCTTCGGCGTCACGCTGTTCGTAGCCGAACTGGTGTTCGACAAGAACCTGATTCGCGCGATGATGGAAAAGCAGATGGCGTTGCCCGAGAACCTCTGGCGTGCCGTGAACTTCAGTTGGGCGCTGTTCTTCCTTGCGATGGGCGCGCTTAATCTGGTCATCGCGTATCACTTCTCCACCGACACGTGGGTCGACTTCAAGCTCTTCGGCGGCATGGGCCTCATGGTCGTGTTCATCGTCGTGCAGAGCCTGTGGCTCGCGAAGTACATCAAGCAGGACGAGTAACGACTCGTTCGTCAGGAAATCATCGCCATGACCATGGAACAGCAAATCGAAGCGCGGCTTACCGCCGCGCTCTCCCCGCTCGAACTGGCGCTCGTGAACGACAGCGCGCGCCACGCCGGGCACGCCGGAGCGGCATCGGGCGGCCACTACAACGTGCGCATCGTCTCCGCCGCGTTTACCGGACGTAACCGCGTTGCGCGTCACCGCCTGGTGTATGATGCGCTAGCCGATTTGATGCAGAACGGCATTCACGCCCTCGCCATCGTTGCGCTCGCCCCGGGCGAAGCGTAACTCGCATGCGACGCGTCCCCCGTCGATTAACCTTGCCTTCGTCATTCGTTAGGAAAAACAGCATGGCATTGAAACTCGCCCGCACGGCATTGGCGCTTGGCGCCGTCGTGTCGCTGACCGCCGTCTCCCTCCCTGCCCTCGCCCAGAACGTTGCCGTTGTGAACGGTACGCCGGTGCCTGTGGCACGCGCCGACGCCATGGTGCGTGAAATGGTGCGTCAGGGCCAGCCGAACTCGCCGCAACTGCAACAGCAAGTGCGTGAAGAACTGGTCAAGCGCGAAGTCCTCGCGCAGGCAGCCATCAGCAAGGGTCTGGCCACCGATCCGGCCGTCAAGCAGCAGATCAAGCTTGCCGAGCAAGGCGTGCTCATCCGCGCGCTGATCGCCGACTTCCAGAAGACCTCGCCGGTGACGGACGCCGAGTTGCAAGCGCGTTACGACCAGTTGAAAAAGCAGTTCGGCGACAAGGAGTACCACGCCCGCCACATTCTGGTGCCGAGCGAAGATACTGCCAAGGAAATCATCGCCAAGCTCAAGGGCGGCGCGAAATTCGCCGATCTCGCCAAGCAGTACTCGAAGGATCCGGGTTCTGCACAGAACGGCGGTGACCTCG harbors:
- a CDS encoding peptidylprolyl isomerase — translated: MALKLARTALALGAVVSLTAVSLPALAQNVAVVNGTPVPVARADAMVREMVRQGQPNSPQLQQQVREELVKREVLAQAAISKGLATDPAVKQQIKLAEQGVLIRALIADFQKTSPVTDAELQARYDQLKKQFGDKEYHARHILVPSEDTAKEIIAKLKGGAKFADLAKQYSKDPGSAQNGGDLDWSPANAYVPEFADALQKLQKGQYSQTPVKTQFGYHVLELDDVRDAQIPPLADVKPQLVQQMQEEKLQGFIDGLEKKAKIQ
- a CDS encoding septation protein A, which codes for MKFLFDLLPVILFFVAFKFAGIYVATGIAIVTTIAQVVWMWLRHRKVEPMQWVSLAIIVVFGGATMLLHDETFIKWKPTALYWLFGVTLFVAELVFDKNLIRAMMEKQMALPENLWRAVNFSWALFFLAMGALNLVIAYHFSTDTWVDFKLFGGMGLMVVFIVVQSLWLAKYIKQDE
- a CDS encoding BolA family protein gives rise to the protein MTMEQQIEARLTAALSPLELALVNDSARHAGHAGAASGGHYNVRIVSAAFTGRNRVARHRLVYDALADLMQNGIHALAIVALAPGEA